The proteins below are encoded in one region of Halogranum gelatinilyticum:
- the cyaB gene encoding class IV adenylate cyclase, producing the protein MYEVEVKLRADHDDVRARLRELDADHVASVEQVDTYYDAPHRDFAETDEALRLRRETDTETGETTTKVTYKGPLVDSESKTRQEFETGVADDEAMGGVFDGLGFEPAAVVEKERDFYAVDGYTVTLDHVSGLGEFAEVEREVEESELDEAREGAFAVLRDLGLDPDEQIRTSYLGLLLAENAPQ; encoded by the coding sequence ATGTACGAGGTCGAAGTGAAGCTCCGTGCGGACCACGACGACGTCCGGGCGCGGCTGAGGGAGTTGGACGCCGACCACGTCGCCAGCGTCGAACAGGTCGACACCTACTACGACGCGCCGCACCGGGATTTCGCCGAGACGGACGAGGCCCTGCGGCTGCGACGGGAGACCGACACCGAGACGGGCGAGACGACGACCAAGGTCACCTACAAGGGACCGCTCGTCGACAGCGAGTCGAAGACGCGACAGGAGTTCGAGACGGGCGTCGCCGACGACGAGGCGATGGGCGGCGTCTTCGACGGGCTGGGCTTCGAACCTGCCGCCGTCGTCGAGAAAGAGCGCGACTTCTACGCTGTTGACGGCTACACCGTGACTCTCGACCACGTCTCGGGACTCGGCGAGTTCGCCGAAGTCGAACGCGAGGTCGAGGAGAGTGAACTGGACGAGGCGCGCGAGGGTGCCTTCGCCGTCCTCCGCGACCTCGGGCTGGATCCCGACGAGCAAATCAGGACCTCCTATCTCGGCCTGTTGCTGGCCGAGAATGCCCCACAGTAA
- a CDS encoding MinD/ParA family ATP-binding protein, with protein MLAIAGGKGGSGKTTTTLGLAAALDGPTLVVDADCDMPNLHGLAGVDRTPTLAAVADADPESVAHDHPDEPGVTVIPAPRSDEDVSDIEPLLSRAASAERTTLVDCPAGASPDAVAPLRAADGVLLVSPLCAAALRDTAKTAAMSRELGTPVVGAVLTRTRLKPDGVSDLLGCRILAAVPSVRPPVLQTAVVRSAYARLASALPVEEDLIRATV; from the coding sequence ATGCTCGCAATCGCCGGAGGCAAGGGTGGCAGTGGGAAGACGACGACGACACTCGGGCTAGCGGCGGCACTCGACGGCCCGACGCTCGTCGTCGACGCCGACTGCGATATGCCGAACCTCCACGGGCTGGCCGGGGTCGACCGGACGCCCACGCTCGCCGCCGTCGCTGACGCCGACCCCGAGAGCGTCGCACACGACCACCCCGACGAGCCGGGAGTGACGGTGATACCCGCGCCGCGAAGTGACGAGGACGTGAGCGACATCGAACCGCTGTTGTCGCGGGCGGCGAGTGCCGAGAGGACGACGCTCGTCGACTGCCCCGCGGGAGCCAGCCCCGACGCGGTCGCGCCGCTCCGGGCGGCCGACGGCGTGCTCCTCGTCTCGCCGCTGTGTGCGGCCGCGTTGCGCGACACGGCGAAGACGGCCGCGATGTCCCGTGAGTTGGGGACGCCCGTCGTCGGCGCGGTTCTGACGCGGACCCGGCTGAAACCGGACGGCGTGAGCGACCTGTTGGGCTGTCGAATCCTCGCGGCGGTGCCGTCGGTTCGGCCGCCGGTTCTGCAGACAGCTGTCGTGCGCTCGGCGTACGCGCGGCTTGCGTCCGCACTTCCTGTGGAGGAAGACCTAATACGCGCCACCGTTTAG
- a CDS encoding methionine adenosyltransferase produces MTERNIQVAELDRRAVEDQEVEIVERKGIGHPDSICDGIAEHVSKAIAQAYLDRVGKVLHYNTDETQLVAGTAYQEWAETGQPGAEKGGEVIEPIYILVVGRATKEYQGTNIPVDSIALKAAREYLGEHFPALDLETDVIIDVKLGEGSGDLQTVFGEEGTQIPMANDTSFGVGHAPLTETEQIVYNAERELNTTFHESHPALGQDVKIMGKREGDEIDITVAAAMVDQHLSGIEEYAETVEAVREFVTDLAQTYTDRKVTVEVNTADDLENESYYLTHTGTSAEQGDDGSVGRGNRANGLITPNRPMSMEATSGKNPVNHIGKIYNLLSTDIAETVVSEVDGIRDLQVRLLSQIGRPIDEPHVADAQVITEEGVAVSDVEAEIREVVDEKLANVTDVTRQVIEGDISTF; encoded by the coding sequence ATGACCGAGCGGAACATCCAAGTCGCGGAACTCGACCGCCGCGCCGTCGAAGACCAAGAGGTCGAAATCGTCGAGCGAAAGGGTATCGGCCATCCGGACTCCATCTGTGACGGCATCGCCGAACACGTCTCGAAGGCTATCGCACAGGCCTATCTCGACCGCGTCGGCAAAGTCCTCCACTACAACACCGACGAGACGCAGCTCGTCGCCGGGACAGCGTACCAGGAGTGGGCCGAAACGGGCCAGCCCGGAGCCGAGAAGGGCGGCGAGGTCATCGAACCCATCTACATCCTCGTCGTCGGCCGCGCGACGAAGGAGTACCAGGGCACGAACATCCCCGTCGACTCCATCGCGCTCAAGGCCGCCCGCGAGTATCTCGGCGAGCACTTCCCCGCGCTCGACCTCGAGACGGACGTCATCATCGACGTCAAACTCGGCGAGGGCAGCGGCGACCTCCAGACCGTCTTCGGCGAGGAAGGCACCCAAATTCCGATGGCCAACGACACGAGTTTCGGCGTCGGCCACGCCCCTCTCACCGAGACCGAGCAGATCGTCTACAACGCCGAACGCGAACTGAACACGACCTTCCACGAGTCCCACCCCGCACTCGGCCAGGACGTGAAGATCATGGGCAAGCGCGAGGGCGACGAGATCGACATCACCGTCGCCGCCGCGATGGTCGACCAGCATCTCTCCGGCATCGAGGAGTACGCAGAGACGGTCGAGGCCGTCCGCGAGTTCGTCACCGACCTCGCACAGACCTACACCGACCGCAAGGTCACCGTCGAGGTCAACACCGCCGACGACCTCGAAAACGAGTCCTACTATCTGACCCACACCGGCACGTCCGCCGAGCAGGGTGACGACGGCTCCGTCGGCCGCGGCAACCGTGCCAACGGCCTCATCACGCCGAACCGGCCGATGAGCATGGAAGCGACGTCGGGCAAGAACCCCGTCAACCACATCGGGAAGATCTACAACCTCCTCTCGACCGACATCGCCGAGACCGTCGTCAGCGAGGTCGACGGCATCCGCGACCTCCAGGTCCGGCTCTTGAGTCAGATCGGCCGCCCCATCGACGAGCCGCACGTCGCCGACGCGCAGGTCATCACCGAGGAGGGCGTCGCCGTCTCGGACGTCGAAGCCGAAATCCGCGAAGTCGTCGACGAGAAACTCGCGAACGTCACCGACGTGACCCGACAGGTCATCGAGGGCGACATCTCGACGTTCTAA
- a CDS encoding DUF5804 family protein, which yields MTRVCLVGAADVDLKYELLSRETARAALSTYDLSEPFANSLALDTVSVGAAVSLLNDLNWYLVRYVDTALVREPSIDGDEWLSRTLATAIREGEVDAAETGTLLKVYGVVDDELVEPMFLTRVDGEIPDYDLRDVDDTVVVRVTEEEFR from the coding sequence GTGACGCGGGTCTGTCTCGTCGGCGCGGCTGACGTCGACCTCAAATACGAACTGCTCTCCAGAGAGACTGCCCGTGCGGCACTCTCGACCTACGACCTCTCGGAACCCTTCGCCAACTCGCTGGCACTCGACACCGTGAGCGTCGGCGCGGCGGTCTCGCTGCTCAACGACCTCAACTGGTATCTCGTCCGCTACGTCGACACCGCGCTCGTCCGCGAGCCGAGCATCGACGGCGACGAGTGGCTCTCGCGGACACTCGCGACGGCGATTCGGGAAGGCGAGGTCGACGCCGCAGAGACCGGCACTCTGCTCAAGGTCTACGGCGTCGTCGACGACGAACTCGTCGAGCCGATGTTCCTCACGCGCGTCGACGGCGAGATTCCCGACTACGACCTCCGCGACGTCGACGACACCGTCGTCGTCCGCGTGACCGAAGAAGAGTTTCGATAG
- a CDS encoding RAD55 family ATPase, whose amino-acid sequence MANRLPTGITVLDRRLGGGIPPGSIVLLEAPPASQSELFLYEFTATRGTLYMTTVRSQAAVSDAFDRANTRVGSPTIRDIGSDAPLDHANRLVGALPDSANLIVDVADVLERSEPARYRSFLNELQTQMVNTGGLAVLHAMKGHHPPENRDVTRHMADVVFDLQTDIQGQEIINRLAVPKFRGGAAMDETIKLKLGEQVTVDTSRDIA is encoded by the coding sequence ATGGCTAACCGCCTGCCGACCGGGATCACGGTACTCGACCGACGGCTCGGTGGCGGTATCCCGCCCGGCAGTATCGTCCTCCTCGAAGCCCCTCCCGCGAGCCAGTCGGAACTGTTCCTCTACGAGTTCACGGCGACCAGAGGGACGCTCTACATGACGACGGTTCGCTCGCAGGCAGCCGTGTCGGACGCGTTCGACCGCGCGAACACCCGCGTCGGCAGTCCGACGATCCGCGACATCGGCAGCGACGCCCCGTTGGACCACGCCAACCGACTCGTGGGCGCGCTCCCCGACAGCGCGAACCTCATCGTCGACGTGGCGGACGTGCTCGAACGGTCCGAGCCGGCACGGTACAGAAGCTTCCTCAACGAACTCCAGACACAGATGGTCAACACCGGCGGGCTCGCCGTCTTACACGCGATGAAGGGCCACCACCCGCCCGAGAACCGCGATGTCACCCGCCACATGGCCGACGTCGTGTTCGACCTGCAGACGGACATTCAGGGCCAAGAGATCATCAACCGCCTCGCCGTCCCGAAGTTCCGTGGCGGGGCTGCGATGGACGAGACCATCAAGCTCAAACTCGGCGAGCAGGTCACCGTCGACACCAGCCGCGACATCGCCTGA
- a CDS encoding thioredoxin domain-containing protein gives MTLETMQPNQTWDPVAYEDAVATLGEKEYVFKVWGGDWCKDCRAQLPDFAAALDAAGVPETRIEHFPVEKEDDGSKTGPGVEEYDIELIPTVVVELDGEEVARFVEEEDLPISVYLAEQLE, from the coding sequence ATGACGCTCGAAACGATGCAGCCGAACCAGACGTGGGACCCCGTCGCCTACGAGGACGCCGTCGCAACGCTCGGTGAGAAGGAGTACGTGTTCAAGGTCTGGGGCGGCGACTGGTGTAAGGACTGCCGCGCACAGCTGCCCGACTTCGCGGCCGCGCTCGACGCCGCTGGCGTCCCCGAGACGCGCATCGAGCACTTCCCCGTAGAGAAGGAAGACGACGGCTCGAAGACCGGTCCCGGCGTCGAAGAGTACGACATCGAACTCATCCCGACGGTCGTCGTCGAGTTAGACGGAGAAGAAGTCGCCCGCTTCGTCGAGGAAGAGGACCTCCCCATCTCGGTCTATCTCGCCGAACAGCTGGAGTAA
- a CDS encoding YlbF family regulator, translated as MSVETTSLESMGRELGNAIAESPEYERFEEARQAVEDDDEAQEKIEEFEQLRQEFMMARQTGQASQDSMREVQRAQEQLHRLPVMSEYLEAKSELEGRLEAINMAISEPLSVDFGGEAGGCCQD; from the coding sequence ATGAGCGTCGAGACAACCTCGCTGGAGTCGATGGGCCGCGAACTCGGAAACGCCATCGCGGAGTCCCCCGAATACGAGCGGTTCGAGGAAGCCCGACAGGCCGTCGAAGACGACGACGAAGCCCAGGAGAAGATCGAGGAGTTCGAACAGCTCCGCCAGGAGTTCATGATGGCCCGCCAGACCGGGCAGGCCAGCCAGGACAGTATGCGAGAGGTCCAGCGCGCACAGGAGCAGCTCCACCGACTGCCCGTGATGTCGGAGTATCTCGAAGCCAAGTCCGAACTCGAAGGCCGGCTCGAAGCCATCAACATGGCCATCTCGGAGCCGCTCTCCGTCGACTTCGGCGGCGAAGCTGGCGGCTGCTGTCAGGATTAA
- a CDS encoding FKBP-type peptidyl-prolyl cis-trans isomerase produces the protein MSDEQQAETADAPDAEEEVEATESGIQDGDFVKLDYTVRTKDDETVVDTTKKDVAEEAGIDDDDYEFAPRVIVVGAGHVFPGVDEDLIGKDVGDSGTVDIPAEEAFGEFDSDDVKTVAADKIAEDDRYPGAQVQIDGEQGRLETIIGGRARVDFNHPLAGEDLEYDYEIVEIVDDREEQAQGLLGMYLQQSPEVWIDTDEVEEEQLVESDDEDGEDEIETVIVEKETLYIEATPQMTMNQQWMFSKQQIAQDVIQRLGVDRVIVQETIDGSGGMMGGMGGMMGGAGGAGAGDIEDALDDVDIDADEIVDELDETEE, from the coding sequence ATGAGTGACGAACAGCAGGCGGAGACGGCCGACGCGCCGGACGCCGAGGAAGAGGTCGAAGCAACAGAATCGGGTATCCAGGACGGCGACTTCGTCAAGCTGGACTACACGGTCCGTACGAAAGACGACGAAACCGTCGTCGACACGACGAAGAAGGACGTCGCCGAGGAAGCCGGAATCGACGACGACGACTACGAGTTCGCCCCGCGCGTCATCGTCGTCGGTGCAGGACACGTCTTCCCGGGCGTCGACGAGGACCTGATCGGCAAGGACGTCGGCGACTCCGGTACCGTCGACATCCCCGCCGAGGAAGCCTTCGGCGAGTTCGACTCGGACGACGTGAAGACGGTCGCCGCCGACAAGATCGCGGAAGACGACCGCTACCCCGGTGCCCAGGTCCAGATCGACGGCGAGCAGGGTCGACTGGAGACCATCATCGGCGGCCGCGCACGCGTCGACTTCAACCACCCGCTCGCGGGTGAGGACCTCGAATACGACTACGAGATCGTCGAGATCGTCGACGACCGCGAGGAGCAGGCCCAGGGTCTGCTCGGGATGTACCTCCAGCAGTCGCCGGAGGTCTGGATCGACACGGACGAGGTCGAAGAGGAGCAGCTCGTCGAATCCGACGACGAGGACGGAGAGGACGAGATCGAGACCGTCATCGTCGAGAAGGAGACGCTCTACATCGAGGCCACGCCGCAGATGACGATGAACCAGCAGTGGATGTTCTCCAAGCAGCAGATCGCGCAGGACGTCATCCAGCGGCTGGGTGTCGACCGCGTCATCGTTCAGGAGACCATCGACGGCTCCGGCGGCATGATGGGCGGCATGGGCGGTATGATGGGCGGCGCCGGCGGTGCTGGCGCAGGCGACATCGAGGACGCCCTCGACGACGTCGACATCGACGCCGACGAGATCGTCGACGAACTCGACGAGACCGAAGAGTAA
- a CDS encoding PLP-dependent cysteine synthase family protein, which translates to MDESILDAIGSPLVQVDAPEGATVAAKIESKNPGGSAKDRPAMWMVETAERDGTLQPGDTIVEPTSGNTGIGISVVGAAKGYDVKIVMPASKSPERREIMKAYGAELVLVEGDISDAKDRADEIEEGEGAVQLRQFENPANPEAHYRTTGEEIVEQVGDRTVDALVAGVGTGGTISGIGRRLREEFPELEIVAVEPEDSAVLSGREPEGDSFQGMGPGFVSPNLERDLLDDVITVSIDEAEEECRRLAREEGILVGQSSGASNLAAKQVAGRLVEDGVGSERAEEPLVVTVYWDSGERYMSTGLFD; encoded by the coding sequence ATGGACGAGAGCATCCTCGACGCCATCGGGTCTCCGCTGGTACAGGTGGACGCACCGGAGGGCGCGACGGTCGCCGCGAAGATCGAGTCGAAGAACCCCGGCGGGTCCGCGAAGGACCGCCCGGCGATGTGGATGGTCGAGACGGCCGAACGCGACGGGACACTCCAGCCGGGCGACACCATCGTCGAACCGACGAGCGGCAACACGGGCATCGGGATCTCGGTCGTCGGCGCGGCGAAGGGTTACGACGTGAAAATCGTCATGCCCGCCTCGAAGTCACCCGAGCGTCGGGAGATCATGAAGGCCTACGGCGCGGAACTGGTGCTCGTCGAGGGCGACATCTCCGACGCGAAAGACCGCGCCGACGAGATCGAGGAAGGAGAGGGCGCGGTCCAGCTCCGGCAGTTCGAAAACCCCGCCAACCCGGAGGCACACTACCGGACGACGGGCGAAGAGATCGTCGAGCAGGTCGGCGACCGCACGGTCGACGCGCTCGTCGCGGGCGTCGGTACCGGCGGCACCATCTCGGGCATCGGCCGTCGGCTGCGCGAGGAGTTCCCGGAGCTCGAAATCGTCGCCGTCGAACCCGAGGACAGCGCGGTCCTCTCCGGCCGAGAGCCGGAGGGCGACAGCTTCCAGGGGATGGGTCCGGGCTTCGTCAGCCCGAACCTCGAGCGCGACCTGCTCGACGACGTGATAACCGTCTCCATCGACGAGGCCGAAGAAGAGTGTCGTCGCCTCGCCCGCGAGGAGGGTATCCTCGTCGGCCAGTCCAGCGGCGCGTCGAACCTCGCGGCCAAGCAGGTCGCCGGGCGGCTGGTCGAGGACGGCGTCGGCTCGGAGAGAGCGGAAGAACCGCTCGTCGTCACGGTCTACTGGGACTCCGGCGAGCGGTATATGTCGACCGGGCTGTTCGACTAA
- a CDS encoding thioredoxin domain-containing protein gives MSNPTGRNRLDEEQSPYLRQHADNPVDWQPWDDAALEAARERDVPIFLSIGYSACHWCHVMADESFEDEAVAELLNENFVPVKVDREERPDLDRVYQTICQLVSGRGGWPLSVWLTPEGKPFYVGTYFPPEPQQGAPGFQQLLTDITNSWNDPEQRSEMENRADQWTNALTNELEETPEPATEAPDIDVLGTAAQAALRGADREFGGFGGDGPKFPQPGRVEMLLRTYDHSGRGEALNVATETLDAMADGGLYDHVGGGFHRYTVDRKWTVPHFEKMLYDNAELPKVFLSAYQLTGESRYAQVAQETFAFVERELTHPDGGFYSTLDAQSESPGGDGEREEGAFYVWTPDQVREVLCEPDAGLVCDRYGIKAGGNFEHGTTVLNVATSVDNLADTYDFDTEEVHQRLMDARVELFEVREGRPHPPRDEKVLAGWNGLMISAFARGARVLDPALTAQAEAALSFVREQLWDADAGRLARRYKDGDVKGDGYLEDYAFLARGAFDCYQATGDVDQLAFALDLARVIEEEFWDEDRGTLYFTPQSGETLVTRPQELHDSSTPSSIGVATDLLLDLDHFAPDAGFGDVADTVLKTHADRIRGSPLEHVSLALAAEKHARGTVELTLAADELPEEWWDVLASRFLPGAVVSQRPPTDDDLDEWLDILDLDDVPPIWAGRESQDGDPTVYACEAFTCSPPETDIRQALDWLEQD, from the coding sequence ATGAGCAATCCTACGGGTCGCAACCGTCTCGACGAGGAGCAGAGCCCGTATCTCCGGCAGCACGCAGACAACCCTGTCGACTGGCAGCCGTGGGACGACGCCGCACTCGAAGCGGCACGGGAGCGTGACGTGCCGATCTTCCTCTCTATCGGCTACTCGGCGTGTCACTGGTGTCACGTCATGGCCGACGAGAGCTTCGAGGACGAGGCCGTCGCCGAACTCCTCAACGAGAACTTCGTCCCGGTCAAGGTCGACCGCGAGGAACGCCCCGACCTCGACCGCGTCTACCAGACCATCTGCCAGCTCGTCTCCGGCCGCGGCGGCTGGCCCCTCTCCGTCTGGCTGACGCCCGAGGGCAAGCCCTTCTACGTCGGCACGTACTTCCCGCCCGAACCGCAACAGGGCGCGCCGGGCTTCCAACAGCTCCTGACCGATATCACCAACTCGTGGAACGACCCCGAGCAGCGGTCGGAGATGGAGAACCGCGCCGACCAGTGGACCAACGCACTGACCAACGAGCTGGAGGAGACGCCGGAACCGGCGACCGAGGCACCCGACATCGACGTGCTCGGGACGGCCGCACAGGCGGCACTCCGCGGCGCGGACCGCGAGTTCGGCGGCTTCGGCGGCGACGGGCCGAAGTTCCCCCAGCCGGGTCGCGTCGAGATGCTGCTCCGCACGTACGACCACTCCGGCCGCGGCGAGGCACTGAACGTCGCCACCGAGACGCTCGACGCGATGGCCGACGGCGGGCTGTACGACCACGTCGGCGGCGGCTTCCACCGCTATACGGTCGACCGGAAGTGGACCGTCCCGCACTTCGAGAAGATGCTGTACGACAACGCCGAGTTGCCGAAGGTCTTCCTCTCGGCCTACCAGCTGACCGGCGAGTCGCGGTACGCCCAGGTCGCCCAGGAGACGTTCGCGTTCGTCGAGCGCGAACTCACGCATCCCGACGGGGGCTTCTACAGCACGCTCGACGCCCAGAGCGAGTCCCCCGGGGGCGACGGCGAGCGCGAGGAGGGGGCGTTCTACGTCTGGACGCCCGACCAGGTTCGCGAGGTGTTGTGTGAGCCGGACGCCGGGCTCGTCTGTGACCGCTACGGCATCAAGGCGGGCGGCAACTTCGAGCACGGAACGACGGTTCTCAACGTCGCCACCTCGGTCGACAACCTCGCCGACACGTACGACTTCGACACCGAGGAGGTCCACCAGCGGCTGATGGACGCCCGCGTCGAACTGTTCGAAGTCCGCGAGGGTCGGCCGCATCCGCCCCGCGACGAGAAGGTCCTCGCCGGGTGGAACGGTCTCATGATTTCGGCGTTCGCCCGCGGAGCACGCGTCCTCGACCCCGCACTCACCGCACAGGCCGAAGCAGCCCTCTCGTTCGTCCGCGAGCAGCTGTGGGACGCCGACGCTGGCCGACTGGCTCGCCGGTACAAAGACGGGGACGTGAAGGGCGACGGCTACCTCGAAGACTACGCCTTCCTCGCTCGCGGCGCGTTCGACTGTTATCAGGCGACCGGTGACGTGGACCAGCTCGCGTTCGCGCTCGACCTCGCCCGCGTCATCGAAGAGGAGTTCTGGGATGAAGACCGGGGAACGCTCTACTTCACCCCGCAGAGCGGCGAGACGCTCGTCACGCGGCCGCAGGAACTGCACGACTCGTCGACGCCGTCGAGCATCGGCGTCGCGACCGACCTGCTGCTCGACCTCGACCACTTCGCTCCCGACGCGGGCTTCGGCGACGTCGCCGACACGGTGCTCAAGACACACGCCGACCGCATCCGTGGCAGCCCGCTCGAACACGTCTCGCTCGCGCTCGCCGCCGAGAAGCACGCTCGCGGCACCGTCGAACTGACGCTCGCCGCCGACGAATTGCCCGAGGAGTGGTGGGACGTGCTCGCCAGCCGGTTCCTGCCCGGCGCGGTCGTCTCCCAACGCCCGCCCACGGACGACGACCTCGACGAGTGGCTCGACATCCTCGACCTCGACGACGTACCGCCCATCTGGGCCGGTCGCGAGAGTCAGGACGGCGACCCGACCGTCTACGCCTGCGAGGCCTTCACCTGCTCGCCCCCCGAGACCGACATCCGGCAGGCGCTCGACTGGCTCGAACAGGATTGA
- a CDS encoding tRNA sulfurtransferase, with translation MEHGRGTVLVRYGEIGTKSSKVRIDMERLLRDNLESMLASRGVDATVDHEWSRLLVRTDSPDKTDAACDAACDTFGVVSASPARSVAPTAETIYDALRDAAADHPDGATFAVRAKRAGTEDEHPFTSRDLEREGGSVVEAETGAGVDLDDPDRTYYVECRAEEAFVFTEKRSGPGGLPLGTQGTAVVLLSGGLDSPVAAWEMMKRGCSIIPVYVDLGEYGGVDHQARALSTVGELARYAPERDLSLRIAPAGDIVETLMSEVGATRMLSLRRVMLRIGEAVAREVGAHSVVTGESLGQKSSQTGGNLAATDVAVDLPVHRPLLTRDKTDIVDQAREIGTFDDSTITVGCEQVAPSHPETNATPEEVAAAEPADLLARADAVGRTVEVVAPDR, from the coding sequence ATGGAACACGGCCGGGGCACCGTGCTCGTCCGCTACGGCGAGATCGGGACCAAGAGTTCGAAGGTCCGCATCGACATGGAGCGGCTGCTCCGCGACAACCTCGAATCGATGCTCGCCTCACGCGGCGTCGACGCGACGGTCGACCACGAGTGGTCGCGGCTGCTCGTCCGTACCGACAGCCCCGACAAGACCGACGCCGCCTGCGACGCCGCTTGCGACACCTTCGGCGTCGTCTCGGCCAGTCCGGCCCGGAGCGTCGCGCCGACGGCCGAGACCATCTACGACGCGCTCCGCGACGCCGCGGCCGACCACCCCGACGGCGCGACGTTCGCCGTGCGGGCGAAGCGCGCCGGAACCGAGGACGAACATCCGTTCACCAGCCGCGACCTCGAACGCGAGGGCGGAAGCGTCGTCGAAGCCGAGACGGGAGCAGGGGTGGACCTCGACGACCCCGACCGGACCTACTACGTCGAGTGCCGCGCCGAGGAGGCGTTCGTCTTCACGGAGAAACGCTCGGGACCGGGCGGGCTTCCGCTCGGGACGCAGGGGACCGCGGTCGTCCTTCTCAGCGGCGGACTCGACTCGCCGGTCGCTGCCTGGGAGATGATGAAACGCGGCTGTTCGATTATTCCCGTCTACGTCGACCTCGGCGAGTACGGCGGCGTCGACCACCAGGCGCGGGCACTGTCGACGGTCGGCGAACTCGCTCGCTACGCGCCGGAGCGCGACCTCTCGTTGCGCATCGCGCCCGCGGGCGACATCGTCGAGACGCTGATGAGCGAGGTCGGTGCGACGCGGATGCTCTCCCTGCGGCGCGTCATGCTCCGCATCGGCGAAGCCGTCGCCCGCGAGGTCGGCGCGCACTCGGTCGTCACAGGCGAGTCGCTCGGACAGAAGTCGAGTCAGACGGGAGGCAACCTCGCGGCGACCGACGTCGCCGTCGATCTGCCGGTCCACCGGCCGCTGCTCACGCGGGACAAGACCGACATCGTCGACCAGGCGCGGGAGATCGGAACGTTCGACGACTCGACGATCACCGTCGGCTGCGAGCAGGTCGCCCCCTCCCATCCCGAGACGAACGCGACGCCCGAGGAGGTCGCGGCCGCCGAGCCGGCAGACCTACTGGCGCGTGCCGACGCTGTCGGGCGAACCGTCGAGGTCGTCGCGCCGGACAGATAG